The sequence below is a genomic window from Sneathiella marina.
GGCAGAGATCTGAAAAGCGATTCCGTCGGATGGGCTTGGGTGCGATTGTAATCGCGCTGGCGCTTCTTGCCACTCTGCTGGTCAGTATAATAGGCAGGGGATACACTGCTTTTATTCAAACTTACATTACACTTGATATTACTTTTTCAGAGGAAATTATCGACAAAAAGGGAACGCGTGATCCTGTTGATTTGCGAGCGGCAAGCTATGGAAATCTTGTTCGCGAAGCATTGCGAAAAGAATTTCCCGATGTAACTCAACGAAGAGAGTTAAGGCAATTATTTGGCCTTGTCAGTAAGGACGCGGCGCGTCAGCTTCGGATAATGGTCGAAAAGGATCCGGAAATTATCGGCAAAACAGTCCCTGTTACTGTTCTCGCCAGTGATGATGTCGATATGTTCAATAAAGGATATATCCCTCGTGATGTTGTGCAAGATGACCGCCGGGTTAAAGATAACGAGATAAAATGGATAGATAGCTTAGAAGCCGCGGGAGATATCTCAACTCAGTTTAACTCTCGTTTCTTTACGGGCGGAGATAGCCGGGAGCCGGAGATGGCGGGCATAGCCGGGGCGATGGTTGGTTCTTTGTATACACTTTTGGTAACCTTTATCATTTCATTTCCCATAGGTGTCATGTCTGCAATCTATCTTGAAGAATTTGCGCCAAGGAACAAACTGACGGATCTTATCGAAGTGAACATCAACAATCTTGCTGCGGTTCCCTCGATTGTATTTG
It includes:
- the pstA gene encoding phosphate ABC transporter permease PstA; protein product: MTDMSPSERPKGWASEEFVNNLAKRQRSEKRFRRMGLGAIVIALALLATLLVSIIGRGYTAFIQTYITLDITFSEEIIDKKGTRDPVDLRAASYGNLVREALRKEFPDVTQRRELRQLFGLVSKDAARQLRIMVEKDPEIIGKTVPVTVLASDDVDMFNKGYIPRDVVQDDRRVKDNEIKWIDSLEAAGDISTQFNSRFFTGGDSREPEMAGIAGAMVGSLYTLLVTFIISFPIGVMSAIYLEEFAPRNKLTDLIEVNINNLAAVPSIVFGLLGLAIFLNVAHLPRSAPIVGGLTLALMTLPTIIIAARASIRAVPDSIRNAALGLGASRQQTAFHHVLPLSMPGILTGTIIGLSQALGETAPLLMIGMVAFIADIPGGAFDPATVLPVQIFLWADSPERAFVEKTSGAIMVLLAFLVFMNALAVLLRKKFERRW